A single region of the Yersinia entomophaga genome encodes:
- a CDS encoding GAF domain-containing protein yields MKKEEFYAELKRDMRALIAGEHNFIATLSNVSALLYERLDGLNWAGFYLMDGNQLVLGPFQGKIACVRIPVGKGVCGTAVSENRVQRVADVHAFPGHIACDAASNAEIVLPIAINGVVIGVLDIDSTVYDRFDEEDEKGLTSVLAGLCAHLEHCDVAKYVTQTAS; encoded by the coding sequence ATGAAAAAAGAAGAATTCTACGCGGAATTAAAACGCGATATGAGAGCATTAATTGCTGGTGAGCATAATTTTATCGCTACACTTTCCAATGTCAGCGCGCTGTTGTATGAGCGCCTCGACGGGTTGAACTGGGCCGGTTTCTACCTGATGGATGGCAATCAACTGGTATTGGGACCGTTCCAAGGGAAAATCGCCTGTGTACGTATTCCCGTGGGTAAAGGCGTGTGCGGTACGGCAGTGTCAGAAAATCGCGTACAGCGGGTTGCGGATGTCCACGCTTTCCCCGGGCATATTGCCTGTGACGCCGCCAGTAATGCCGAAATTGTCCTGCCAATCGCGATAAACGGCGTTGTCATCGGGGTTTTGGATATTGACAGCACAGTTTATGATCGTTTCGATGAAGAAGACGAAAAAGGGCTGACGTCAGTCTTGGCGGGGCTTTGCGCCCATCTTGAACACTGTGACGTTGCGAAATATGTCACACAGACTGCAAGTTGA
- the proQ gene encoding RNA chaperone ProQ, with translation MENQPKLNSSKEVIAFLAERFPLCFTAEGEARPLKIGIFQDLVERVQGEENLSKTQLRSALRLYTSSWRYLYGVKVGAERVDLDGNPCGVLEEQHVEHARKQLEEAKARVQAQRAEQQAKKREAAIAAGETPEPRRPRPAGKKPAPRREAGAAPEARKPRQPNRPQQARAPRPAAEENQPRPVPVTDISKLQIGQEIKVRAGKSAMDATVLEIAKDGVRVQLSSGLAMIVRAEHLQF, from the coding sequence ATGGAAAATCAACCTAAGTTGAACAGTAGCAAAGAAGTCATAGCCTTTTTGGCCGAGCGATTCCCGCTTTGTTTCACCGCCGAAGGCGAAGCACGCCCATTAAAGATCGGCATTTTTCAGGATCTGGTGGAGCGAGTTCAGGGGGAAGAGAATTTAAGCAAAACGCAATTGCGTTCAGCCTTGCGTCTATACACCTCAAGCTGGCGTTATCTTTATGGGGTCAAAGTCGGAGCAGAGCGTGTTGATCTGGATGGCAACCCTTGCGGTGTGCTGGAAGAGCAACATGTCGAACATGCCCGCAAACAGCTGGAAGAGGCGAAAGCCCGTGTTCAGGCACAACGTGCTGAGCAACAAGCTAAAAAACGCGAAGCTGCCATTGCTGCGGGTGAAACCCCAGAGCCACGTCGCCCACGTCCGGCAGGTAAAAAACCTGCACCACGTCGTGAAGCAGGCGCTGCTCCGGAAGCTCGTAAGCCTCGTCAGCCAAATCGCCCACAGCAGGCCCGTGCTCCTCGCCCAGCGGCAGAAGAGAACCAGCCACGCCCTGTGCCGGTCACAGATATCTCGAAACTGCAAATTGGTCAAGAAATCAAAGTCAGAGCAGGCAAGAGTGCGATGGACGCAACCGTATTAGAAATCGCTAAAGATGGCGTACGGGTGCAGCTATCTTCAGGTCTGGCGATGATCGTGCGCGCAGAACACTTGCAGTTCTGA